A stretch of Dietzia lutea DNA encodes these proteins:
- a CDS encoding pseudouridine synthase encodes MSSSRRRGRPLPLRDGVDPVRIRLADPGQGPRSIVEELRRRFPDGLAELDAALEAGQVVTADGEAVTPATRRHRGMDVWMYRTPDPEIPVPYEIEVLHRDDHLVVVDKPHFLATTPRAGHVTETALVRLRRDLGLEDLAPAHRLDRLTAGVLVFTVDPAHRGAYQDLFAARRVAKTYLAVAPAPDGVATVRERSSRILKTRGVLQAAEVDGEPDAHTRISLLDTHGTGTHGDGPVRLGLYRLEPTTGRTHQLRVHMNALGTPILGDDLYPRILDVTPGDFTRPLQLLASEIAFTDPVTGQPRHFTTRRTLDAWPGGQDQGGNPGNPPSAPAPNSCKL; translated from the coding sequence ATGTCCAGTTCCAGGCGACGCGGTCGTCCGCTCCCGCTGCGCGACGGCGTCGACCCGGTGCGGATCCGCCTCGCCGACCCCGGGCAGGGACCCCGCAGCATCGTCGAGGAACTGCGACGTCGCTTCCCCGACGGGCTCGCCGAGCTCGACGCGGCCCTCGAGGCGGGGCAGGTCGTCACCGCCGACGGAGAGGCCGTCACCCCGGCCACCCGGCGGCACCGTGGGATGGACGTGTGGATGTACCGGACGCCGGACCCCGAGATCCCCGTGCCGTATGAGATCGAGGTCCTGCACCGCGACGACCATCTCGTCGTCGTCGACAAACCCCACTTCCTCGCGACCACCCCCCGCGCCGGACACGTCACCGAGACCGCGTTGGTGCGCCTGAGGCGCGACCTCGGGCTGGAGGACCTCGCGCCCGCCCACCGCCTGGACCGGCTCACCGCCGGCGTCCTCGTGTTCACCGTCGACCCCGCCCACCGCGGCGCCTACCAGGACCTCTTCGCCGCCCGCCGCGTCGCCAAAACCTATCTGGCCGTGGCCCCCGCCCCCGACGGTGTCGCGACCGTGCGCGAACGCTCCAGCCGCATCCTCAAGACACGCGGCGTCCTCCAGGCCGCCGAGGTCGACGGCGAACCCGACGCCCACACCCGCATCTCCCTGCTCGATACTCACGGCACCGGTACCCACGGTGACGGCCCCGTGCGCCTCGGCCTCTACCGCCTCGAACCGACCACCGGTCGCACCCACCAGCTGCGCGTCCACATGAACGCGCTCGGCACCCCGATCCTCGGCGACGACCTCTACCCGCGCATCCTCGACGTGACCCCCGGCGACTTCACGCGCCCCCTGCAGCTCCTCGCCTCCGAGATCGCCTTCACCGACCCCGTCACCGGCCAGCCGCGCCACTTCACCACCAGACGCACCCTCGACGCCTGGCCCGGCGGACAGGATCAGGGTGGAAACCCGGGCAATCCCCCATCGGCCCCGGCTCCGAACTCCTGCAAGCTTTAG